ACGTACTTCAGGGTGACCACGATGTTGAGCGCCCAGAACGCCAGCGACAGCACGCCCAGCACGGTGTCGTGGTCGCTGTTGAGCCCGTAGTGCGGCGAGAACGCCTCTTTCAGGGTGTACAGCGGGCTGGTACCGATATCGCCGAAGACCACGCCGATCGCACCGATGATCAGCGCCAATCCCCCGGCCGGGGGGGCGTGACCATGGCCGCCGGGGGCGGCTGCGTGCGGGGTTTGACTGCTGGACATGGGACTCCTGGCGAAGCTCAGGCGATGGGGGAATGGGAAAAGACCAGCGCGCGCTTCAGCGCAGCGCCGACTGCAGGGCCTTGCGGATGACGGTGGCCACTTCGTCGCCTTCATTGAAGGCTTCGCGGGCCATGCGCGCCGCTTCGGTCGGCTTGTAGCCCAGCTGCTGCAGGGCCACGGTGGCGTCGGACAGCGGATCGGCCGGGGCCGGGCCGCTGCCGGTGGGCAGTGCGCCGCCGGCACCGAACTGGGCGGCGCGGTCGCGCAGCTCCAGCACCATGCGCTCGGCGGTCTTCTTGCCGATGCCCGGGATGCGGGTCAGTGCGGTGATGTCACCGGCCTGGACCATGCGCGCGAATTCCTCGACGGTGACGCCGGACAGCACGGCCAGCGCGATCTTCGCGCCGATGCCACTGACCTTCTGCACGTCGCGGAACAGCCGGCGCTCGCCCTCGCGCAGGAAGCCGTACAGCGAGACGCTGTCTTCCTTCTGCGAGTAATGGGTGTACAGGGTGACCTCGCGGCCGAGTTCGGGCAGGTCGTAGAAGGTGCTCATCGGCGCCTCCAGTTCGTAGCCCACCCCGTTCACGTCCACCACCAGCCACGGCGGTGCCTTGTAGGCGACGATGCCGCGCAGTCGACCGATCATTGCGTGCAGCTCCTCATTTGCGGCCCCAGGCCTGGCGGGCACTGAGCCCCAGGCGGTTGGCCGTCGCCCTTACGTGGGCATGGGTGATTGCCACCGCCAACGCGTCGGCCGCGTCGGCCTGCAGCTTGGTTTTCAGGTTGAGCATGAGCCCGACCATGTGTTGAACCTGTTGCTTTTCGGCGCCACCGCGGCCGACCACGGCCAGCTTGATCTCGCTGGCGGCGTATTCGTGCACCGGCAGGTCGCGCAGGACCACCGCCGAGATGGCCGCGCCACGGGCCTGGCCCAGCTTCAGAGCCGAATCGGGGTTGCGGGCCATGAAGACCTTTTCAATGGCCACTTCGTC
This genomic stretch from Stenotrophomonas sp. SAU14A_NAIMI4_5 harbors:
- the ruvA gene encoding Holliday junction branch migration protein RuvA, whose product is MIGRLRGIVAYKAPPWLVVDVNGVGYELEAPMSTFYDLPELGREVTLYTHYSQKEDSVSLYGFLREGERRLFRDVQKVSGIGAKIALAVLSGVTVEEFARMVQAGDITALTRIPGIGKKTAERMVLELRDRAAQFGAGGALPTGSGPAPADPLSDATVALQQLGYKPTEAARMAREAFNEGDEVATVIRKALQSALR
- the ruvC gene encoding crossover junction endodeoxyribonuclease RuvC, which gives rise to MTRILGIDPGSQRTGVGIIDVDAAGKVSHVHHQPLVLLGADDFPQRMKLLVLGLADLCQTYQPDEVAIEKVFMARNPDSALKLGQARGAAISAVVLRDLPVHEYAASEIKLAVVGRGGAEKQQVQHMVGLMLNLKTKLQADAADALAVAITHAHVRATANRLGLSARQAWGRK